Proteins from a genomic interval of Psychrobacter fulvigenes:
- the catA gene encoding type A chloramphenicol O-acetyltransferase, translated as MQFTKIDVNNWARKEYFDHYLYNTPCTYSMTVKLDISNLRNGGKKLYPTLLYGVTTIINRHEEFRTALDENGQVGVFLEMMPCYTVFHKETETFSSIWTEFAADYTEFLQNYQKDIDAFGERTGMFAKPNPPENTFPVSMIPWTSFEGFNLNLKKGYDYLLPIFTFGKYYEDGGKYYIPLSIQVHHAVCDGFHVCRFLDELQDLLNK; from the coding sequence ATGCAATTTACAAAGATTGATGTGAATAATTGGGCACGAAAAGAATATTTCGACCACTATCTTTACAATACACCTTGCACATATAGTATGACGGTAAAACTCGATATTTCCAATTTAAGAAATGGTGGAAAAAAGTTATACCCGACTCTTTTATATGGAGTTACAACGATAATCAATCGACATGAAGAGTTCAGAACAGCATTAGATGAAAACGGACAGGTAGGCGTTTTTTTGGAAATGATGCCTTGCTACACAGTTTTTCATAAGGAAACAGAAACATTTTCGAGCATTTGGACTGAATTTGCAGCAGATTACACTGAGTTTCTTCAGAACTACCAAAAGGATATAGACGCTTTTGGTGAACGAACGGGAATGTTCGCAAAGCCTAATCCTCCGGAAAACACTTTCCCTGTTTCTATGATACCGTGGACAAGCTTTGAAGGCTTTAATTTAAATCTGAAAAAAGGATATGACTATCTACTGCCGATATTTACGTTTGGGAAGTATTATGAGGATGGCGGAAAATACTATATTCCCTTATCGATTCAAGTGCATCATGCCGTTTGTGATGGCTTTCATGTTTGCCGTTTTTTGGATGAATTACAAGACTTGCTGAATAAATAA
- a CDS encoding quaternary ammonium compound efflux SMR transporter QacE delta 1: MKGWLFLVIAIVGEVIATSALKSSEGFTKLAPSAVVIIGYGIAFYFLSLVLKSIPVGVAYAVWSGLGVVIITAIAWLLHGQKLDAWGFVGMGLIIAAFLLARSPSWKSLRRPTPW; the protein is encoded by the coding sequence ATGAAAGGCTGGCTTTTTCTTGTTATCGCAATAGTTGGCGAAGTAATCGCAACATCCGCATTAAAATCTAGCGAGGGCTTTACTAAGCTTGCCCCTTCCGCCGTTGTCATAATCGGTTATGGCATCGCATTTTATTTTCTTTCTCTGGTTCTGAAATCCATCCCTGTCGGTGTTGCTTATGCAGTCTGGTCGGGACTCGGCGTCGTCATAATTACAGCCATTGCCTGGTTGCTTCATGGGCAAAAGCTTGATGCGTGGGGCTTTGTAGGTATGGGGCTCATAATTGCTGCCTTTTTGCTCGCCCGATCCCCATCGTGGAAGTCGCTGCGGAGGCCGACGCCATGGTGA
- a CDS encoding helix-turn-helix domain-containing protein, with protein MAADNAAAWPRDAEIPLTDVRSVPKTGLARPPPTQQTARKGRLNFLYVKDGGDMKEEYYEEYRRIGLKISYYRKLKGITQEQLAEQINKNTAFIGAVEAPNVNRTVSLDTLFDIAKALDIPAYKFLKDD; from the coding sequence ATGGCTGCTGACAACGCCGCTGCGTGGCCCCGCGATGCCGAAATCCCACTCACAGACGTCCGATCTGTGCCCAAAACGGGGCTTGCGCGACCGCCGCCTACCCAGCAGACTGCCCGAAAAGGGCGTTTGAACTTCCTATACGTAAAGGACGGTGGCGATATGAAAGAGGAATACTACGAAGAATACAGAAGAATCGGTTTGAAAATCAGCTATTACCGCAAGCTGAAAGGGATAACACAGGAACAGCTTGCAGAGCAAATCAACAAGAACACGGCTTTTATAGGTGCGGTAGAAGCTCCGAACGTAAACCGCACAGTATCTCTTGATACCCTGTTTGACATTGCCAAGGCTCTGGATATTCCTGCGTATAAGTTTCTTAAAGATGATTGA
- a CDS encoding Tn3 family transposase produces MPRRSILSATERDTLLALPESQDDLIRYYTFNDSDLSLIRQRRGDANRLGFAVQLSLLRYPGYALGTDSEPPEPVIQWVAKQVQADPASWLKYGERDVTRREHAQELRTYLQLAPFGLSDFRALVRELTELAQQTDKGLLLAGQALESLRQKRRILPALSVIDRACSEAIARANRRVYRALVEPLTDSHRAKLDELLKLKAGSSITWLTWLRQAPLKPNSRHMLEHIERLKTFQLVDLPEGLGRHIHQNRLLKLAREGGQMTPKDLGKFEPQRRYATLAAVVLESTATVIDELVDLHDRILVKLFSSAKHKHQQQFQKQGKAINDKVRLYSKIGQALLEAKESGSDPYAAIEAVIPWDEFTESVSEAELLARPEGFDHLHLVGENFATLRRYTPALLEVLELRAAPAAQGVLAAVQTLSEMNAYNLRKVPADAPTAFIKPRWKPLVITPEGLDRRFYEICALSELKNALRSGDIWVKGSRQFRDFDDYLLPAERFAALKHAQALPLAINPNSNQYLEERLQLLDEQLATVTRLAKDNELPDAILTESGLKITPLDSAVPNTAQALIDQTSHLLPRIKITELLMDVDDWTGFSRHFTHLKDGAEAKDRTLLLSAILGDAINLGLTKMAESSPGLTYAKLSWLQAWHIRDETYSAALAELVNHQYRHAFAAHWGDGTTSSSDGQRFRAGGRGESTGHVNPKYGSEPGRLFYTHISDQYAPFSTRVVNVGVRDSTYVLDGLLYHESDLRIEEHYTDTAGFTDHVFALMHLLGFRFAPRIRDLGETKLYVPQGVQTYPTLRPMIGGTLNIKHVRAHWDDILRLASSIKQGTVTASLMLRKLGGYPRQNGQAVALRELGRIERTLFILDWLQSVELRRRVHAGLNKGEARNSLARAVFFNRLGEIRDRSFEQQRYRASGLNLVTAAIVLWNTVYLERATQALGETGKPVDGELLQYLSPLGWEHINLTGDYVWRQSRRLEDGKFRPLRLPGKP; encoded by the coding sequence ATGCCGCGTCGCTCGATTCTCTCGGCTACGGAGCGCGACACCTTGCTTGCGTTGCCGGAAAGCCAGGATGACCTGATCCGCTACTACACCTTCAACGACTCCGACCTGTCGCTGATCCGCCAGCGGCGCGGCGACGCCAACCGCCTGGGCTTCGCGGTGCAGCTCAGCCTGCTGCGCTACCCCGGCTATGCGTTGGGCACCGACAGCGAGCCGCCCGAGCCGGTCATCCAGTGGGTGGCCAAGCAAGTTCAGGCCGACCCGGCGAGTTGGTTGAAGTACGGCGAACGCGACGTGACTCGCCGCGAGCACGCCCAGGAACTGCGCACCTACCTACAACTGGCCCCGTTCGGCCTGTCCGACTTCCGCGCCCTGGTGCGCGAGCTGACCGAGTTGGCCCAGCAGACCGACAAGGGCTTACTGCTGGCCGGTCAGGCCCTGGAGAGCCTGCGACAGAAGCGGCGCATTCTGCCGGCGTTGAGCGTAATTGATCGAGCTTGTTCGGAGGCCATTGCGCGGGCCAATCGCCGAGTCTACCGCGCCCTGGTCGAACCACTCACGGACTCGCATCGGGCCAAGCTGGACGAGCTGTTGAAGCTCAAGGCCGGCAGCAGCATCACCTGGTTGACCTGGCTGCGACAGGCACCGCTGAAACCGAACTCCCGCCACATGCTCGAACACATCGAGCGGCTGAAGACATTTCAGCTGGTGGACTTGCCCGAAGGCCTGGGCCGACACATCCACCAGAACCGCCTGCTCAAGCTGGCCCGCGAGGGTGGGCAGATGACGCCCAAAGACCTCGGCAAGTTCGAGCCGCAGCGACGCTACGCGACCCTGGCCGCCGTGGTGCTGGAGAGCACCGCGACGGTGATTGATGAGTTGGTCGATCTGCACGACCGTATCCTGGTCAAGCTGTTCAGCAGCGCGAAGCACAAGCATCAGCAGCAGTTCCAGAAGCAGGGCAAGGCGATCAACGACAAGGTGCGCCTGTACTCGAAGATCGGCCAGGCTCTGCTGGAAGCCAAGGAAAGCGGTAGCGATCCCTATGCCGCCATTGAGGCGGTGATTCCCTGGGACGAGTTCACCGAGAGCGTCAGCGAGGCCGAGCTGCTGGCCCGGCCGGAAGGCTTCGACCATCTGCACCTGGTCGGCGAGAACTTCGCCACTCTGCGCCGTTACACGCCGGCCTTGCTGGAGGTGCTGGAACTGCGCGCTGCCCCGGCTGCGCAAGGCGTGCTGGCAGCCGTGCAGACCCTGAGCGAGATGAACGCCTACAACCTGCGCAAGGTGCCGGCCGATGCGCCCACCGCCTTCATCAAGCCGCGCTGGAAGCCGCTAGTGATAACCCCGGAAGGCCTCGACCGGCGCTTCTACGAAATCTGCGCCCTGTCCGAGCTGAAGAACGCGCTGCGCTCCGGTGACATCTGGGTCAAGGGCTCGCGGCAGTTCCGCGACTTCGACGACTACCTGCTGCCGGCAGAGAGGTTCGCCGCGCTCAAGCATGCGCAGGCTCTGCCCCTGGCGATCAACCCGAACAGCAACCAGTACCTGGAAGAGCGCTTGCAGCTGCTGGACGAGCAGCTGGCCACCGTCACCCGCCTGGCCAAGGACAACGAGCTGCCCGATGCCATCCTCACCGAGTCCGGGCTGAAGATCACCCCGCTGGATTCCGCGGTGCCCAATACCGCGCAGGCGCTGATCGACCAGACCAGCCATTTGCTGCCGCGCATCAAGATCACCGAACTGCTGATGGACGTGGACGACTGGACGGGCTTCAGCCGCCACTTCACACACCTGAAGGACGGTGCCGAGGCCAAAGACCGGACATTGCTGCTGTCAGCGATCCTGGGCGATGCAATCAACCTCGGGCTGACCAAGATGGCCGAGTCGAGCCCCGGCCTGACCTACGCCAAGCTGTCCTGGCTGCAAGCCTGGCACATCCGAGACGAAACCTACTCGGCGGCCCTGGCCGAGTTGGTCAACCACCAGTACCGCCATGCCTTTGCCGCCCATTGGGGCGACGGCACGACTTCCTCTTCCGATGGCCAGCGCTTCCGCGCGGGCGGCCGGGGCGAAAGCACCGGGCACGTCAACCCGAAGTACGGCAGCGAGCCGGGACGGCTGTTCTACACCCACATCTCCGACCAGTACGCTCCGTTCAGCACTCGCGTGGTGAATGTCGGCGTGCGCGATTCCACCTACGTGCTCGACGGCCTGCTGTACCACGAATCCGACTTGCGGATCGAGGAGCACTACACCGACACGGCCGGCTTCACCGATCACGTCTTCGCCCTGATGCACCTGCTGGGCTTCCGCTTTGCGCCGCGTATCCGCGACTTGGGTGAAACCAAGCTGTACGTGCCGCAAGGCGTGCAGACCTACCCAACGCTGCGACCGATGATCGGCGGCACCCTGAACATCAAGCACGTTCGCGCCCATTGGGACGACATCCTGCGCCTGGCCAGCTCGATCAAGCAGGGCACCGTCACAGCCTCGCTGATGCTGCGCAAGCTCGGCGGCTATCCGCGCCAGAATGGCCAGGCCGTGGCCCTGCGCGAGCTGGGCCGGATCGAGCGCACGCTGTTCATCCTCGACTGGTTGCAGAGTGTCGAGCTGCGCCGCCGCGTGCATGCCGGATTGAACAAGGGTGAAGCGCGCAACTCCCTAGCCAGGGCAGTGTTCTTTAACCGTCTCGGCGAAATCAGGGATCGGAGCTTCGAGCAGCAGCGCTACCGGGCCAGCGGCCTCAACCTGGTGACAGCCGCCATCGTGCTGTGGAACACGGTGTACCTGGAGCGCGCCACCCAGGCGCTAGGCGAAACTGGCAAGCCGGTGGACGGGGAACTGCTGCAATACCTGTCGCCTCTGGGCTGGGAACACATCAACCTGACCGGCGATTACGTCTGGCGGCAGAGCCGCAGGCTGGAAGACGGGAAGTTCAGACCGCTACGGCTGCCCGGAAAACCTTAG
- the catB gene encoding type B chloramphenicol O-acetyltransferase, producing MTNYFDSPFKGKLLSEQVKNPNIKVGRYSYYSGYYHGHSFDECARYLLPDRDDVDKLIIGSFCSIGSGASFIMAGNQGHRYDWASSFPFFYMQEEPAFSSALDAFQKAGNTVIGNDVWIGSEAMVMPGIKIGHGAVIGSRSLVTKDVEPYAIVGGNPAKKIKKRFTDEEISLLLEMEWWNWSLEKIKAAMPMLCSSNIVGLHKYWLEFAV from the coding sequence ATGACCAACTACTTTGATAGCCCCTTCAAAGGCAAGCTGCTTTCTGAGCAAGTGAAGAACCCCAATATCAAAGTTGGGCGGTACAGCTATTACTCTGGCTACTATCACGGGCACTCATTTGATGAATGCGCGCGATACTTGCTTCCAGATCGTGATGACGTTGATAAGTTGATCATCGGTAGTTTCTGCTCTATCGGGAGTGGGGCTTCCTTTATCATGGCTGGCAATCAGGGGCATCGGTACGACTGGGCATCATCTTTCCCGTTCTTTTATATGCAGGAAGAACCTGCATTCTCAAGCGCACTCGATGCCTTCCAAAAAGCAGGTAATACTGTCATTGGCAATGACGTTTGGATCGGCTCTGAGGCAATGGTCATGCCCGGAATCAAGATCGGGCACGGTGCGGTGATAGGCAGCCGCTCGTTGGTGACAAAAGATGTGGAGCCTTACGCTATCGTTGGCGGCAATCCCGCTAAGAAGATTAAGAAACGCTTCACCGATGAGGAAATTTCATTGCTTCTGGAGATGGAGTGGTGGAATTGGTCACTGGAGAAGATCAAAGCGGCAATGCCCATGCTGTGCTCGTCTAATATTGTTGGCCTGCACAAGTATTGGCTCGAGTTTGCCGTCTAA
- the sul1 gene encoding sulfonamide-resistant dihydropteroate synthase Sul1, with translation MVTVFGILNLTEDSFFDESRRLDPAGAVTAAIEMLRVGSDVVDVGPAASHPDARPVSPADEIRRIAPLLDALSDQMHRVSIDSFQPETQRYALKRGVGYLNDIQGFPDPALYPDIAEADCRLVVMHSAQRDGIATRTGHLRPEDALDEIVRFFEARVSALRRSGVAADRLILDPGMGFFLSPAPETSLHVLSNLQKLKSALGLPLLVSVSRKSFLGATVGLPVKDLGPASLAAELHAIGNGADYVRTHAPGDLRSAITFSETLAKFRSRDARDRGLDHA, from the coding sequence ATGGTGACGGTGTTCGGCATTCTGAATCTCACCGAGGACTCCTTCTTCGATGAGAGCCGGCGGCTAGACCCCGCCGGCGCTGTCACCGCGGCGATCGAAATGCTGCGAGTCGGATCAGACGTCGTGGATGTCGGACCGGCCGCCAGCCATCCGGACGCGAGGCCTGTATCGCCGGCCGATGAGATCAGACGTATTGCGCCGCTCTTAGACGCCCTGTCCGATCAGATGCACCGTGTTTCAATCGACAGCTTCCAACCGGAAACCCAGCGCTATGCGCTCAAGCGCGGCGTGGGCTACCTGAACGATATCCAAGGATTTCCTGACCCTGCGCTCTATCCCGATATTGCTGAGGCGGACTGCAGGCTGGTGGTTATGCACTCAGCGCAGCGGGATGGCATCGCCACCCGCACCGGTCACCTTCGACCCGAAGACGCGCTCGACGAGATTGTGCGGTTCTTCGAGGCGCGGGTTTCCGCCTTGCGACGGAGCGGGGTCGCTGCCGACCGGCTCATCCTCGATCCGGGGATGGGATTTTTCTTGAGCCCCGCACCGGAAACATCGCTGCACGTGCTGTCGAACCTTCAAAAGCTGAAGTCGGCGTTGGGGCTTCCGCTATTGGTCTCGGTGTCGCGGAAATCCTTCTTGGGCGCCACCGTTGGCCTTCCTGTAAAGGATCTGGGTCCAGCGAGCCTTGCGGCGGAACTTCACGCGATCGGCAATGGCGCTGACTACGTCCGCACCCACGCGCCTGGAGATCTGCGAAGCGCAATCACCTTCTCGGAAACCCTCGCGAAATTTCGCAGTCGCGACGCCAGAGACCGAGGGTTAGATCATGCCTAG
- the intI1 gene encoding class 1 integron integrase IntI1, which translates to MKTATAPLPPLRSVKVLDQLRERIRYLHYSLPTEQAYVNWVRAFIRFHGVRHPATLGSSEVEAFLSWLANERKVSVSTHRQALAALLFFYGKVLCTDLPWLQEIGRPRPSRRLPVVLTPDEVVRILGFLEGEHRLFAQLLYGTGMRISEGLQLRVKDLDFDHGTIIVREGKGSKDRALMLPESLAPSLREQLSRARAWWLKDQAEGRSGVALPDALERKYPRAGHSWPWFWVFAQHTHSTDPRSGVVRRHHMYDQTFQRAFKRAVEQAGITKPATPHTLRHSFATALLRSGYDIRTVQDLLGHSDVSTTMIYTHVLKVGGAGVRSPLDALPPLTSER; encoded by the coding sequence ATGAAAACCGCCACTGCGCCGTTACCACCGCTGCGTTCGGTCAAGGTTCTGGACCAGTTGCGTGAGCGCATACGCTACTTGCATTACAGCTTACCAACCGAACAGGCTTATGTCAACTGGGTTCGTGCCTTCATCCGTTTCCACGGTGTGCGTCACCCGGCAACCTTGGGCAGCAGCGAAGTCGAGGCATTTCTGTCCTGGCTGGCGAACGAGCGCAAGGTTTCGGTCTCCACGCATCGTCAGGCATTGGCGGCCTTGCTGTTCTTCTACGGCAAGGTGCTGTGCACGGATCTGCCCTGGCTTCAGGAGATCGGAAGACCTCGGCCGTCGCGGCGCTTGCCGGTGGTGCTGACCCCGGATGAAGTGGTTCGCATCCTCGGTTTTCTGGAAGGCGAGCATCGTTTGTTCGCCCAGCTTCTGTATGGAACGGGCATGCGGATCAGTGAGGGTTTGCAACTGCGGGTCAAGGATCTGGATTTCGATCACGGCACGATCATCGTGCGGGAGGGCAAGGGCTCCAAGGATCGGGCCTTGATGTTACCCGAGAGCTTGGCACCCAGCCTGCGCGAGCAGCTGTCGCGTGCACGGGCATGGTGGCTGAAGGACCAGGCCGAGGGCCGCAGCGGCGTTGCGCTTCCCGACGCCCTTGAGCGGAAGTATCCGCGCGCCGGGCATTCCTGGCCGTGGTTCTGGGTTTTTGCGCAGCACACGCATTCGACCGATCCACGGAGCGGTGTCGTGCGTCGCCATCACATGTATGACCAGACCTTTCAGCGCGCCTTCAAACGTGCCGTAGAACAAGCAGGCATCACGAAGCCCGCCACACCGCACACCCTCCGCCACTCGTTCGCGACGGCCTTGCTCCGCAGCGGTTACGACATTCGAACCGTGCAGGATCTGCTCGGCCATTCCGACGTCTCTACGACGATGATTTACACGCATGTGCTGAAAGTTGGCGGTGCCGGAGTGCGCTCACCGCTTGATGCGCTGCCGCCCCTCACTAGTGAGAGGTAG
- a CDS encoding phage integrase N-terminal SAM-like domain-containing protein, protein MAKSPFLLSISQDMRQKGYSLRTEKTYIHWIKRFILFHGKRHPLEMAGEEVRLFLSHLANAENVSINTQKTALNALAFLYNQFLNKPLGELDFVPASKPRHLPTVLSTAEVQAIFNNTELPRNKVLAVVIVYAHKTK, encoded by the coding sequence ATGGCAAAAAGTCCTTTCTTACTTAGCATCAGCCAAGATATGCGGCAAAAAGGCTATTCGTTGCGTACCGAGAAAACTTACATTCACTGGATTAAGCGGTTTATTTTGTTTCATGGTAAGCGTCATCCTCTAGAGATGGCTGGTGAAGAAGTTAGGCTTTTTCTTTCACATTTAGCGAATGCGGAAAACGTCTCTATAAACACTCAAAAAACTGCTCTTAATGCGCTCGCTTTTTTATATAACCAATTTTTAAATAAGCCATTGGGTGAGCTTGATTTTGTGCCAGCATCCAAGCCAAGGCATTTGCCTACTGTTTTATCGACTGCCGAAGTACAGGCCATTTTTAATAATACGGAATTACCGCGAAATAAAGTGTTAGCCGTCGTGATTGTATATGCTCATAAAACTAAATGA
- the blaOXA gene encoding class D beta-lactamase, with translation MKRVIGLFFLIVSNYAFATEWKNSSDIEKLFIDAEVRGTFVLYDVEEDTIIGFDRQRAETRFIPASTYKIPHTLIGLAENAVENVDQVLPYGGEEQPFSSWEKDMSLRDAIPISNVPVYQGLARRITLDRMAKNLALIGYGNNQVGTVVDKFWLEGPLTISAVEQTVFLADLAQNKLPYTTKIQDQVREITRLENGDNWALHGKTGWTDTPDPDIGWWVGWVVKQGKVYSFALNIDILKDSDAKKRVELGRKSLTTLGIL, from the coding sequence ATGAAGAGAGTTATTGGTTTATTTTTTCTAATAGTTTCGAACTATGCTTTCGCTACCGAATGGAAAAATAGCTCAGATATTGAGAAACTTTTTATTGATGCAGAGGTGCGAGGAACCTTCGTTCTATACGACGTAGAAGAAGATACGATCATCGGATTCGACCGGCAGCGCGCGGAAACTCGGTTTATTCCTGCATCAACTTACAAGATCCCACACACACTTATAGGTCTCGCTGAGAACGCGGTTGAGAATGTAGACCAGGTTTTGCCATACGGCGGAGAAGAACAGCCCTTTTCCTCGTGGGAGAAAGACATGTCTCTTCGCGACGCCATACCAATTTCAAACGTGCCCGTTTACCAAGGACTTGCTCGGCGAATCACGCTTGACCGTATGGCTAAAAATCTTGCACTAATAGGGTATGGTAACAATCAGGTAGGCACCGTCGTAGACAAATTTTGGCTGGAAGGGCCATTGACCATTTCTGCGGTGGAGCAAACAGTCTTTCTAGCGGATTTAGCTCAGAACAAGCTGCCATACACCACCAAAATTCAGGACCAAGTGCGTGAGATAACACGTCTTGAAAATGGCGACAATTGGGCACTGCACGGTAAGACTGGTTGGACAGATACGCCTGATCCCGATATCGGATGGTGGGTCGGGTGGGTGGTAAAGCAAGGAAAAGTCTATAGCTTTGCTTTGAATATCGACATATTGAAAGACTCCGATGCTAAAAAGCGTGTGGAGTTGGGCCGAAAAAGTCTTACCACTTTAGGTATATTATGA
- a CDS encoding recombinase family protein has translation MQGQRIGYVRVSSFDQNPERQLEQVEVGKLFTDKASGKDTQRPQLEAMLGFVREGDTVVVHSMDRLARNLDDLRRLVQKLTQRGVRIEFLKEGLVFTGEDSPMANLMLSVMGAFAEFERALIRERQREGIALAKQRGAYRGRKKALSDEQAITLRQRAAAGEPKAQLAREFGISRETLYQYLRKDD, from the coding sequence TTGCAGGGACAACGCATCGGTTACGTCCGGGTCAGCAGCTTCGACCAGAACCCGGAACGCCAACTTGAACAGGTCGAGGTCGGCAAGCTGTTCACCGACAAAGCCTCGGGCAAGGACACCCAGCGTCCCCAGCTGGAGGCCATGCTCGGTTTCGTTCGCGAAGGCGACACCGTGGTGGTGCACAGCATGGATCGCCTGGCACGAAACCTCGATGATTTGCGCCGCCTGGTGCAGAAGCTGACCCAGCGCGGTGTGCGCATCGAGTTCTTGAAGGAAGGCCTGGTGTTCACCGGCGAGGACTCGCCGATGGCCAACCTGATGCTGTCGGTCATGGGGGCCTTTGCCGAGTTTGAGCGCGCCCTGATTCGCGAGCGGCAGCGCGAGGGCATCGCCCTGGCCAAGCAGCGCGGTGCCTACCGGGGCCGCAAGAAAGCCCTCTCCGACGAGCAAGCCATCACGCTGCGGCAGCGGGCCGCTGCGGGCGAGCCGAAGGCGCAGCTCGCCCGCGAGTTCGGCATCAGCCGAGAAACCCTCTATCAGTACCTTCGCAAGGACGACTGA
- a CDS encoding AadA family aminoglycoside 3''-O-nucleotidyltransferase, whose translation MREAVTIEISNQLSEVLSVIERHLESTLLAVHLYGSAVDGGLKPYSDIDLLVTVAVKLDETTRRALLNDLMEASAFPGESETLRAIEVTLVVHDDIIPWRYPAKRELQFGEWQRNDILAGIFEPAMIDIDLAILLTKAREHSVALVGPAAEEFFDPVPEQDLFEALRETLKLWNSQPDWAGDERNVVLTLSRIWYSAITGKIAPKDVAADWAIKRLPAQYQPVLLEAKQAYLGQKEDHLASRADKLEEFIHFMKSEITKVLGNDV comes from the coding sequence ATGAGGGAAGCGGTGACCATCGAAATTTCGAACCAACTATCAGAGGTGCTAAGCGTCATTGAGCGCCATCTGGAATCAACGTTGCTGGCCGTGCATTTGTACGGCTCCGCAGTGGATGGCGGCCTGAAGCCATACAGCGATATTGATTTGTTGGTTACTGTGGCCGTAAAGCTTGATGAAACGACGCGGCGAGCATTGCTCAATGATCTTATGGAGGCTTCGGCTTTCCCTGGCGAGAGCGAGACGCTCCGCGCTATAGAAGTCACCCTTGTCGTGCATGACGACATCATCCCGTGGCGTTATCCGGCTAAGCGCGAGCTGCAATTTGGAGAATGGCAGCGCAATGACATTCTTGCGGGTATCTTCGAGCCAGCCATGATCGACATTGATCTAGCTATCCTGCTTACAAAAGCAAGAGAACATAGCGTTGCCTTGGTAGGTCCGGCAGCGGAGGAATTCTTTGACCCGGTTCCTGAACAGGATCTATTCGAGGCGCTGAGGGAAACCTTGAAGCTATGGAACTCGCAGCCCGACTGGGCCGGCGATGAGCGAAATGTAGTGCTTACGTTGTCCCGCATTTGGTACAGCGCAATAACCGGCAAAATCGCGCCGAAGGATGTCGCTGCCGACTGGGCAATAAAACGCCTACCTGCCCAGTATCAGCCCGTCTTACTTGAAGCTAAGCAAGCTTATCTGGGACAAAAAGAAGATCACTTGGCCTCACGCGCAGATAAGTTGGAAGAATTTATTCACTTCATGAAAAGCGAGATCACCAAGGTGCTCGGCAATGATGTCTAA
- the aac(6')-Ib gene encoding AAC(6')-Ib family aminoglycoside 6'-N-acetyltransferase, whose protein sequence is MTNSTDSVTLRLMTEHDLAMLYEWLNRSHIVEWWGGEEARPTLADVQEQYLPSVLAQESVTPYIAMLNGEPIGYAQSYVALGSGDGWWEEETDPGVRGIDQSLANASQLGKGLGTKLVRALVELLFNDPEVTKIQTDPSPSNLRAIRCYEKAGFERQGTVTTPDGPAVYMVQTRQAFERTRSDA, encoded by the coding sequence GTGACCAACAGCACCGATTCCGTCACACTGCGCCTCATGACTGAGCATGACCTTGCGATGCTCTATGAGTGGCTAAATCGATCTCATATCGTCGAGTGGTGGGGCGGAGAAGAAGCACGCCCGACACTTGCTGACGTACAGGAACAGTACTTGCCAAGCGTTTTAGCGCAAGAGTCCGTCACTCCATACATTGCAATGCTGAATGGAGAGCCGATTGGGTATGCCCAGTCGTACGTTGCTCTTGGAAGCGGGGACGGATGGTGGGAAGAAGAAACCGATCCAGGAGTACGCGGAATAGACCAGTCACTGGCGAATGCATCACAACTGGGCAAAGGCTTGGGAACCAAGCTGGTTCGAGCTCTGGTTGAGTTGCTGTTCAATGATCCCGAGGTCACCAAGATCCAAACGGACCCGTCGCCGAGCAACTTGCGAGCGATCCGATGCTACGAGAAAGCGGGGTTTGAGAGGCAAGGTACCGTAACCACCCCAGATGGTCCAGCCGTGTACATGGTTCAAACACGCCAGGCATTCGAGCGAACACGCAGTGATGCCTAA
- the dfrA1 gene encoding trimethoprim-resistant dihydrofolate reductase DfrA1, with the protein MKLSLMVAISKNGVIGNGPDIPWSAKGEQLLFKAITYNQWLLVGRKTFESMGALPNRKYAVVTRSSFTSDNENVVIFPSIKDALTNLKKITDHVIVSGGGEIYKSLIDQVDTLHISTIDIEPEGDVYFPEIPSNFRPVFTQDFASNINYSYQIWQKG; encoded by the coding sequence GTGAAACTATCACTAATGGTAGCTATATCGAAGAATGGAGTTATCGGGAATGGCCCTGATATTCCATGGAGTGCCAAAGGTGAACAGCTCCTGTTTAAAGCTATTACCTATAACCAATGGCTGTTGGTTGGACGCAAGACTTTTGAATCAATGGGAGCATTACCCAACCGAAAGTATGCGGTCGTAACACGTTCAAGTTTTACATCTGACAATGAGAACGTAGTGATCTTTCCATCAATTAAAGATGCTTTAACCAACCTAAAGAAAATAACGGATCATGTCATTGTTTCAGGTGGTGGGGAGATATACAAAAGCCTGATCGATCAAGTAGATACACTACATATATCTACAATAGACATCGAGCCGGAAGGTGATGTTTACTTTCCTGAAATCCCCAGCAATTTTAGGCCAGTTTTTACCCAAGACTTCGCCTCTAACATAAATTATAGTTACCAAATCTGGCAAAAGGGTTAA